A part of Oryctolagus cuniculus chromosome 15, mOryCun1.1, whole genome shotgun sequence genomic DNA contains:
- the SFXN4 gene encoding sideroflexin-4 isoform X2, protein MPPGLIHGTTGYVLCAWCPFTAGHGRPQSSACHRRSQVQEAWKRSLSTVHPDSSKLIPVLFRPAAFLPFMAPMVFWSMMPARGLKSLILPQVSLYAYTSAFNIINGNASYSRHPVEGLFVGTGAFASSAFFGLIPHLAQMKYPLDNLLIKRALPIIFIAQVSGINVFASRSFEPVRGIEVMDKEGNVIGLSRRAGRKAVRETALSRAVLFGTSALIPEVFTYFFKRTQFFLKHPPSLWSMKLSCTILTMGLMAPVSFSMFPQVGRIQCAKLEEDIRSSTEETEVFYHRGV, encoded by the exons ATGCCTCCAGGCCTGATTCACGGGACCACAGGGTACGTGTTGTGTGCCTGGTGCCCGTTCACGGCGGGGCATGGCCGTCCCCAGAGTTCTGCCTGCCACCGCCGAAGCCAG GTACAAGAAGCGTGGAAGCGGAGTCTC TCAACAGTGCATCCCGACAGCAGCAAGCTGATCCCTGTGCTCTTCCGGCCTGCGG CTTTCCTGCCTTTCATGGCGCCCATG GTGTTTTGGTCGATGATGCCAGCGAGAGGGCTGAAGTCCCTGATTTTACCGCAG GTGTCCTTGTACGCCTACACCTCAGCCTTCAACATCATCAACGGAAACGCCAGTTAC AGTCGCCATCCAGTGGAGGGCCTTTTCGTCGGGACGGGAGCCTTTGCTTCTTCAGCCTTCTTCGGG TTAATCCCTCATTTGGCCCAAATGAAGTACCCCCTGGATAACCTTCTCATCAAAAGAGCCTTGCCTATCATCTTTATCG CCCAAGTGAGTGGAATAAACGTGTTTGCATCCCGAAGTTTTGAGCCCGTTCGAGGGATTGAGGTCATGGACAAGGAAGGCAATGTCATAGGCCTGTCCAGAAGAGCCGGGAGAAAG GCCGTTAGAGAAACAGCGCTATCCAGGGCAGTGCTGTTTGGGACGTCGGCTCTTATTCCCGAAGTCTTCACGTACTTTTTCAAACG GACCCAGTTCTTCCTGAAACACCCGCCATCACTGTGGTCCATGAAGCTGTCTTGTACCATCCTGACCATGGGGCTGATGGCGCCGGTTTCTTTCAGCATGTTTCCCCAGGTCGGCCGG ATCCAGTGCGCCAAGCTGGAGGAGGACATCCGGTCGTCAACTGAAGAAACGGAAGTCTTCTATCACAGGGGCGTGTAG
- the SFXN4 gene encoding sideroflexin-4 isoform X4, with translation MEPNVRFWIAEHQVQEAWKRSLSTVHPDSSKLIPVLFRPAAFLPFMAPMVFWSMMPARGLKSLILPQVSLYAYTSAFNIINGNASYSRHPVEGLFVGTGAFASSAFFGLIPHLAQMKYPLDNLLIKRALPIIFIAQVSGINVFASRSFEPVRGIEVMDKEGNVIGLSRRAGRKAVRETALSRAVLFGTSALIPEVFTYFFKRTQFFLKHPPSLWSMKLSCTILTMGLMAPVSFSMFPQVGRIQCAKLEEDIRSSTEETEVFYHRGV, from the exons GTACAAGAAGCGTGGAAGCGGAGTCTC TCAACAGTGCATCCCGACAGCAGCAAGCTGATCCCTGTGCTCTTCCGGCCTGCGG CTTTCCTGCCTTTCATGGCGCCCATG GTGTTTTGGTCGATGATGCCAGCGAGAGGGCTGAAGTCCCTGATTTTACCGCAG GTGTCCTTGTACGCCTACACCTCAGCCTTCAACATCATCAACGGAAACGCCAGTTAC AGTCGCCATCCAGTGGAGGGCCTTTTCGTCGGGACGGGAGCCTTTGCTTCTTCAGCCTTCTTCGGG TTAATCCCTCATTTGGCCCAAATGAAGTACCCCCTGGATAACCTTCTCATCAAAAGAGCCTTGCCTATCATCTTTATCG CCCAAGTGAGTGGAATAAACGTGTTTGCATCCCGAAGTTTTGAGCCCGTTCGAGGGATTGAGGTCATGGACAAGGAAGGCAATGTCATAGGCCTGTCCAGAAGAGCCGGGAGAAAG GCCGTTAGAGAAACAGCGCTATCCAGGGCAGTGCTGTTTGGGACGTCGGCTCTTATTCCCGAAGTCTTCACGTACTTTTTCAAACG GACCCAGTTCTTCCTGAAACACCCGCCATCACTGTGGTCCATGAAGCTGTCTTGTACCATCCTGACCATGGGGCTGATGGCGCCGGTTTCTTTCAGCATGTTTCCCCAGGTCGGCCGG ATCCAGTGCGCCAAGCTGGAGGAGGACATCCGGTCGTCAACTGAAGAAACGGAAGTCTTCTATCACAGGGGCGTGTAG